Proteins encoded by one window of Balneola sp.:
- the purD gene encoding phosphoribosylamine--glycine ligase, which yields MSKNVLLVGSGGREHALAWAIAKSPLLNTLFVAPGNPGTAEVGKNVSLDVSDHAAVLSFVKENDVALTVVGPEQPLVDGIADYLEEHGYAVFGPKKVAAMLEGSKEFAKDFMKRHQIPTAAYEVFSQDEFDKAAEYIKQENKYPVVLKADGLAAGKGVLIPESEKEAMDALEELSSGSLSGAASRLVIEEFMEGEEASVFAICDGNSFKVIGNAQDHKRVGEGDTGLNTGGMGAYSPAPIVTDAILNIVEDSIIEPTISGMKEEGNPYTGFLYVGLMITSEGSKVVEYNCRFGDPECEVIIPRLESDLLEALLASVEGNLEQVDIRFDDKYRCTVVLASGGYPKSYEKGKVITGIEDVEHAIVFHAGTKFEDADIVTNGGRVLNVVGAGDTLKKSIENTYLEVKKISFEKAFYRSDIGAKGLKHLS from the coding sequence ATGTCTAAAAACGTACTACTAGTAGGTTCAGGAGGGCGTGAACATGCTCTGGCCTGGGCAATTGCAAAATCTCCGCTACTAAACACACTATTCGTTGCACCAGGTAATCCCGGAACAGCAGAGGTTGGGAAAAACGTAAGCCTTGATGTTAGCGATCACGCTGCAGTATTGTCCTTCGTTAAGGAGAATGATGTTGCACTTACAGTAGTTGGGCCCGAGCAGCCTTTAGTAGATGGAATTGCCGATTATCTTGAAGAACATGGATATGCTGTATTTGGCCCAAAAAAGGTAGCAGCTATGTTGGAAGGAAGTAAGGAGTTTGCCAAGGACTTCATGAAAAGGCATCAAATTCCTACTGCTGCTTACGAGGTATTTAGCCAGGATGAATTTGATAAAGCTGCTGAATACATCAAACAGGAGAATAAGTATCCGGTAGTGCTTAAAGCGGATGGGTTAGCTGCTGGAAAAGGAGTGTTGATTCCTGAATCTGAAAAGGAAGCTATGGACGCCTTAGAAGAGCTCTCCTCAGGATCACTAAGTGGTGCAGCTTCCAGATTGGTGATTGAAGAATTCATGGAAGGAGAAGAGGCTTCAGTTTTTGCCATCTGTGATGGAAATTCATTCAAAGTGATAGGAAATGCACAGGATCATAAAAGAGTAGGAGAGGGCGATACAGGTTTAAATACCGGTGGAATGGGAGCGTATTCACCGGCGCCGATTGTGACCGATGCGATCCTGAACATTGTAGAAGATTCGATTATTGAGCCTACCATATCAGGAATGAAAGAAGAGGGAAACCCATATACTGGTTTTCTGTATGTCGGTTTAATGATTACTTCAGAAGGTTCTAAAGTAGTTGAGTATAATTGTCGATTTGGTGATCCTGAATGTGAAGTTATCATTCCGAGGCTCGAAAGTGACTTATTAGAAGCACTTTTAGCTTCAGTGGAAGGAAATCTTGAACAGGTGGATATCAGATTTGATGATAAATACCGTTGTACGGTAGTACTTGCATCAGGAGGCTATCCAAAATCTTATGAAAAGGGTAAGGTAATTACCGGAATTGAAGATGTTGAACATGCCATTGTCTTCCACGCAGGTACAAAGTTTGAAGATGCTGACATTGTTACTAACGGAGGGCGTGTGCTCAATGTAGTTGGCGCAGGAGATACGCTGAAAAAATCCATTGAAAACACTTATTTAGAAGTCAAAAAAATCAGTTTTGAAAAAGCCTTCTATCGAAGCGATATTGGAGCAAAAGGACTAAAACACCTTTCTTAG
- a CDS encoding triose-phosphate isomerase — protein MRRFLIAGNWKMNCGPDEAAGLLEGLKTKKAEVSEDVDVLVCPPFVSLSMSVNYLHDTDVQVGAQNFHFEDNGAYTGEISASMLTEAGCSFVLIGHSERREYFGETDSTVNKKTHKALAHNLVPVVCVGESLDQRKEGVHFDLVKDQVNAAFEGIDENTALDVVIAYEPIWAIGTGETATPEQAQEMHAHIRGVLASLYDDETAQAIRILYGGSMKPGNAEELLGQTDVDGGLIGGASLNADSFAEIITIAEKLS, from the coding sequence ATGCGGAGATTTTTAATTGCCGGAAACTGGAAGATGAATTGTGGTCCTGATGAAGCAGCAGGATTACTAGAAGGGCTAAAAACTAAGAAAGCTGAAGTTTCTGAAGATGTGGATGTACTCGTTTGTCCTCCATTTGTATCGTTATCCATGTCGGTTAATTATTTACATGATACAGACGTCCAGGTTGGAGCACAGAACTTTCATTTTGAAGATAATGGTGCTTATACCGGAGAAATTAGTGCGAGTATGCTTACCGAAGCAGGCTGTTCTTTTGTGCTTATAGGTCACTCTGAGCGCAGAGAATATTTTGGAGAAACGGATAGTACGGTGAATAAGAAAACACATAAGGCACTTGCTCATAACTTAGTTCCTGTAGTTTGTGTGGGTGAATCACTTGATCAGCGTAAGGAAGGAGTTCATTTCGATCTTGTAAAAGATCAGGTCAACGCTGCGTTTGAAGGGATTGATGAAAATACTGCCCTTGATGTAGTAATTGCTTATGAACCCATTTGGGCAATTGGGACCGGAGAAACGGCTACCCCTGAACAAGCTCAGGAAATGCATGCCCATATTCGAGGAGTCTTGGCAAGTTTATATGATGATGAAACCGCACAAGCAATCAGAATTTTATATGGTGGTAGTATGAAGCCAGGAAATGCTGAAGAGTTACTAGGGCAAACGGATGTAGATGGTGGTTTAATCGGTGGTGCCAGCTTAAATGCTGACAGTTTTGCTGAAATCATCACCATTGCAGAAAAGCTCTCTTAG